The Burkholderia lata genome contains a region encoding:
- a CDS encoding indolepyruvate ferredoxin oxidoreductase family protein — MNAPLDAGQRASLEAALKSVTLDDKYTLERGRAYMSGIQALVRLPMLQQERDRAAGLNTAGFISGYRGSPLGGLDLSLWKAKQHLAAHQIVFQPGLNEDLAATAVWGSQQVNLYPGAKHDGVFGMWYGKGPGVDRTGDVFKHANSAGSSQHGGVLVLAGDDHAAKSSTLAHQSEHIFKACGLPVLFPSNVQEYLDFGLHGWAMSRYSGLWVALKCVTDVVESSASVDIDPHRTEIVLPTDFILPEGGLNIRWPDPPLVQEARLLDYKWYAALAYVRANKLDRIEIDSPNARFGIMTGGKAYLDVRQALTDLGLDDETCARIGIRLYKVGCVWPLEAQGAQAFARGLDEILVVEEKRQILEYAIKEELYNWPDGQRPRVFGKFDEKDGAGGEWSVPMGNWLLPAHYELSPAIIAKAIATRLEKFELPSDVRASIAARLAVINAKEMALAKPHVQTERKPWFCSGCPHNTSTNVPEGSRAIAGIGCHYMTVWMDRSTSTFSQMGGEGVPWIGQAPFTDEKHVFANLGDGTYFHSGLLAVRAAISSKANITYKILYNDAVAMTGGQPVDGVLTVPQITHQLASEGAKKIVIVTDEPEKYDSQKALLAPGVTIHHRDQLDDVQRELREIEGTTILIYDQTCATEKRRRRKRGTYPDPAKRVVINDAVCEGCGDCSVQSNCLSVEPLETEFGTKRQINQSSCNKDFSCVKGFCPSFVTVEGGQLKKPKAVSVDGNALPPIPEPTLPDIDRAYGVLVTGVGGTGVVTIGALLGMAAHLENKGVTVLDVTGLAQKGGAVMSHVQISHAPTDIHATRIAMGEADLVIGCDALVTAGDECTSRMRHDTTRVVVNSAQTPTAEFIKNPNWAFPGLSAENDIRAAAGEAVDFIDANHFAVALLGDAIYTNPFVLGYAWQKGWLPLTLASLVRAIELNAVSVEKNRAAFDWGRRAAYDLASVKQAAAGDARPAQGATVIALHTKKAVDALIAKRVEFLTAYQNAAYASRYAAFVDKVRAAERTLADGDTMQEQLTEAVARNLFKLMAYKDEYEVARLQSDPAFLARLTAQFEGDWKLKFHLAPPLFAKTDAHGHLVKKAYGPWMMSAFRMLAKAKFLRGTGLDPFGRTEERRTERALIGEYEALIGEVLAKLNAANRPLALELAALPDGIRGYGHVKENNLRAVRVKWDTLLAKWRAPAGGQSHQQVA, encoded by the coding sequence ATGAATGCCCCGCTAGACGCAGGCCAACGCGCGTCCCTAGAAGCCGCGCTGAAGTCCGTCACGCTTGACGACAAATACACACTGGAACGCGGTCGCGCGTACATGAGCGGCATCCAGGCCCTCGTGCGCCTGCCGATGCTCCAGCAGGAACGCGATCGCGCCGCCGGTCTCAATACCGCCGGCTTCATCTCCGGCTATCGCGGTTCGCCGCTCGGCGGCCTCGATCTGTCGCTCTGGAAAGCCAAGCAGCACCTGGCCGCCCACCAGATCGTCTTCCAGCCCGGCCTCAACGAAGATCTCGCCGCCACCGCCGTGTGGGGCTCGCAGCAAGTGAACCTGTACCCCGGCGCGAAGCACGACGGCGTGTTCGGCATGTGGTACGGCAAGGGCCCGGGCGTCGACCGCACGGGCGACGTATTCAAGCACGCGAACTCGGCCGGCTCGTCGCAGCACGGCGGCGTACTGGTGCTCGCCGGTGACGACCACGCGGCGAAATCGTCGACGCTCGCGCACCAGTCCGAACACATCTTCAAGGCCTGCGGGCTGCCCGTGCTGTTCCCGTCCAACGTGCAGGAATATCTCGATTTCGGCCTGCACGGCTGGGCAATGAGCCGCTATTCGGGCCTGTGGGTCGCGCTCAAGTGCGTGACGGACGTCGTCGAATCGTCGGCATCGGTCGATATCGACCCGCATCGCACCGAGATCGTGCTGCCGACCGACTTCATCCTGCCGGAAGGCGGCCTGAACATCCGCTGGCCCGACCCGCCGCTCGTGCAGGAAGCACGGCTGCTCGACTACAAGTGGTACGCGGCGCTCGCCTATGTGCGCGCGAACAAGCTCGACCGCATCGAGATCGATTCGCCGAACGCACGCTTCGGGATCATGACCGGCGGCAAGGCTTACCTCGACGTGCGCCAGGCGCTGACCGACCTCGGTCTCGACGACGAAACCTGCGCGCGGATCGGCATCCGCCTCTACAAGGTCGGCTGCGTATGGCCGCTCGAAGCGCAGGGCGCGCAGGCGTTCGCGCGCGGGCTCGACGAAATCCTCGTCGTCGAGGAAAAGCGCCAGATCCTCGAATACGCGATCAAGGAAGAGCTGTACAACTGGCCCGACGGCCAGCGGCCACGCGTGTTCGGCAAGTTCGACGAGAAGGACGGCGCCGGCGGCGAATGGTCGGTGCCGATGGGCAACTGGCTGCTGCCCGCGCACTATGAGCTGTCGCCCGCGATCATCGCGAAGGCGATCGCGACGCGCCTCGAGAAGTTCGAGCTGCCGTCCGACGTGCGTGCAAGCATCGCCGCGCGGCTCGCCGTGATCAACGCGAAGGAAATGGCGCTCGCGAAGCCGCACGTGCAGACCGAGCGCAAGCCGTGGTTCTGCTCGGGCTGCCCGCACAACACGTCGACCAACGTGCCGGAAGGCTCGCGTGCGATCGCCGGCATCGGCTGCCACTACATGACCGTGTGGATGGACCGCAGCACGAGCACCTTCAGCCAGATGGGCGGGGAAGGCGTGCCGTGGATCGGTCAGGCGCCGTTCACGGACGAGAAGCACGTGTTCGCGAACCTCGGCGACGGCACCTATTTCCACTCGGGCCTGCTGGCCGTGCGCGCGGCGATCTCGTCGAAGGCGAACATCACCTACAAGATCCTCTACAACGACGCCGTCGCGATGACGGGCGGCCAGCCGGTCGACGGTGTGCTGACGGTGCCGCAGATCACGCACCAGCTCGCGTCGGAAGGCGCGAAGAAGATCGTGATCGTCACCGACGAGCCGGAGAAGTACGACAGCCAGAAGGCGCTGCTCGCGCCGGGCGTGACGATCCATCACCGCGACCAGCTCGACGACGTGCAGCGCGAGCTGCGCGAGATCGAAGGCACGACGATCCTGATCTACGACCAGACCTGTGCGACCGAGAAACGCCGCCGCCGCAAACGCGGCACGTATCCGGACCCGGCAAAGCGCGTCGTGATCAACGACGCGGTGTGCGAAGGCTGCGGCGACTGCTCGGTGCAGTCGAACTGCCTGTCGGTCGAGCCGCTGGAAACCGAATTCGGCACGAAGCGCCAGATCAACCAGTCGAGCTGCAACAAGGACTTCTCGTGCGTGAAGGGCTTCTGCCCGAGCTTCGTCACGGTCGAGGGCGGTCAGCTGAAAAAGCCGAAGGCCGTGTCGGTCGACGGCAACGCACTGCCGCCGATCCCTGAACCGACGCTGCCGGACATCGACCGCGCCTACGGCGTGCTCGTCACGGGCGTCGGCGGCACGGGCGTCGTCACGATCGGCGCGCTGCTCGGGATGGCCGCGCACCTGGAAAACAAGGGCGTGACCGTGCTCGACGTCACCGGCCTCGCGCAGAAGGGTGGCGCCGTGATGAGCCACGTGCAGATCTCGCACGCGCCGACCGACATCCACGCGACGCGGATCGCGATGGGCGAAGCCGACCTCGTGATCGGCTGCGACGCGCTCGTCACGGCCGGCGACGAGTGCACGTCGCGGATGCGGCACGACACGACGCGCGTGGTCGTCAACAGCGCGCAGACGCCGACCGCCGAGTTCATCAAGAACCCGAACTGGGCGTTCCCCGGCCTGTCCGCGGAAAACGACATCCGCGCGGCGGCGGGCGAAGCCGTCGATTTCATCGACGCGAACCACTTCGCGGTCGCGCTGCTCGGCGATGCGATCTACACGAACCCGTTCGTGCTCGGCTACGCATGGCAGAAGGGCTGGCTGCCGCTCACGCTCGCGTCGCTCGTCCGCGCGATCGAGCTGAATGCGGTATCGGTGGAGAAGAACCGTGCGGCATTCGACTGGGGCCGCCGCGCCGCCTACGACCTGGCGAGCGTGAAGCAGGCCGCGGCCGGCGACGCACGCCCCGCGCAAGGCGCCACGGTGATCGCACTGCACACGAAGAAGGCGGTCGACGCCCTGATCGCGAAGCGCGTGGAATTCCTCACCGCGTACCAGAATGCCGCGTACGCGTCGCGCTATGCGGCATTCGTCGACAAGGTGCGCGCGGCCGAGCGCACACTGGCAGACGGCGACACGATGCAGGAGCAGCTGACCGAAGCGGTCGCCCGCAACCTGTTCAAGCTGATGGCGTACAAGGACGAATACGAGGTCGCGCGGCTGCAGTCCGATCCGGCCTTCCTCGCCCGTCTGACCGCGCAGTTCGAAGGCGACTGGAAGCTGAAATTCCACCTCGCGCCGCCGCTGTTCGCGAAGACGGACGCCCACGGCCATCTCGTGAAGAAGGCGTACGGCCCGTGGATGATGTCGGCGTTCCGGATGCTCGCGAAGGCGAAGTTCCTGCGCGGCACGGGGCTCGACCCGTTCGGCCGCACCGAGGAGCGTCGTACCGAGCGCGCGCTGATCGGCGAGTACGAAGCGCTGATCGGCGAGGTGCTCGCCAAGCTGAACGCGGCCAACCGCCCGCTCGCCCTCGAGCTCGCGGCGCTACCGGACGGCATTCGCGGCTACGGCCACGTGAAGGAGAACAACCTGCGCGCGGTACGCGTGAAGTGGGACACGCTGCTCGCGAAATGGCGCGCACCGGCCGGCGGCCAGTCGCACCAGCAGGTCGCGTAA